A single window of Sphingobacteriales bacterium DNA harbors:
- a CDS encoding alpha/beta hydrolase — protein sequence MQIEEWRAKGKNIKINHFNVFYIQHIVDEQAPTICIMHGYPSCSYDFVHVLPFFENKFNIVLHDHLGFGLSEKPKNYAYSLMEQADIALALWNHLELKNIHIVAHDYSTTVANEIMVRKLQGYNQLKIQSFTFCNGSMNIQLAKLRIIQKLLKHEIVGKYIAAMMNKSMYVKNMRAIWFDKNKFKQQEIELLYDFLMHDSCTEVLHRVSTYNNERKKFWNRWIPIFKEVDFPVHFLWAQQDPIAVKAIAETLHDATPNSTYTKIDECGHYPMLEKPEIWANAVIDFIKSIT from the coding sequence ATGCAAATAGAAGAATGGAGAGCAAAAGGAAAAAACATTAAGATTAATCACTTTAATGTCTTTTATATTCAGCATATAGTTGATGAACAAGCACCAACTATATGTATCATGCATGGCTATCCATCGTGTAGTTATGATTTTGTTCATGTTCTGCCATTTTTTGAAAATAAATTTAATATTGTGCTTCACGACCATCTTGGTTTTGGACTGTCCGAAAAGCCAAAAAATTATGCTTATTCATTAATGGAACAAGCTGATATTGCATTGGCATTATGGAATCATTTAGAATTAAAAAACATACACATTGTTGCACATGATTATAGCACTACTGTAGCTAATGAAATCATGGTAAGAAAATTACAAGGCTACAACCAGCTAAAGATTCAATCTTTTACATTTTGCAATGGAAGTATGAATATACAATTGGCAAAACTACGAATTATACAAAAATTATTAAAGCATGAAATAGTTGGAAAATATATTGCAGCTATGATGAATAAAAGCATGTATGTAAAAAATATGCGTGCTATTTGGTTTGATAAAAACAAATTTAAGCAACAAGAAATTGAGTTATTATATGATTTTTTGATGCATGATTCTTGTACTGAAGTTTTGCATCGTGTATCAACATACAATAATGAAAGAAAGAAATTTTGGAACAGATGGATTCCAATTTTTAAAGAAGTAGATTTCCCTGTTCATTTTTTGTGGGCACAACAAGACCCAATTGCTGTAAAAGCTATTGCAGAAACTTTGCACGATGCCACACCAAACTCAACATATACAAAAATTGATGAATGTGGCCATTATCCAATGTTAGAAAAGCCAGAAATATGGGCAAATGCAGTAATAGATTTTATAAAATCTATTACATAA
- a CDS encoding glutamine synthetase beta-grasp domain-containing protein → MTAFKLEYIWLDGYKPTQSLRSKTRVERDFTGKLEDCPVWCFDGSSTEQAPGGSSDCLLKPVFICPDPARRNAYLVMCEVLNPDGTAHATNGRATIEDDDNDFWFGFEQEYFIWNPKTNKPIGWGEYTPTGTPEPQGIYYCSVGAGKAVGRDIVEEHLDYCIDAGLNIEGINAEVAIGQWEFQVFAKGAKQAGDQVWIARYLLERTAEQYDYSINWHCKPLGTDADWNGSGMHANFSNETLRTCGSKETYETICNAFAPYVKEHIEVYGADNDMRLTGKHETQSIDQFSFGVSDRGASIRIPIGTVEKGWKGWLEDRRPNSAADPYKVAARIIKTVKTAKV, encoded by the coding sequence ATGACAGCATTCAAATTAGAGTACATCTGGTTAGACGGCTACAAACCAACTCAAAGCCTAAGAAGTAAAACTAGAGTCGAAAGAGATTTTACTGGAAAATTAGAAGATTGTCCAGTTTGGTGTTTTGATGGCTCTTCAACAGAGCAAGCACCTGGTGGTTCTTCAGACTGTTTATTAAAACCAGTATTTATCTGTCCAGATCCTGCAAGAAGAAACGCATACTTAGTAATGTGCGAAGTATTAAATCCGGATGGAACAGCACACGCAACCAACGGAAGAGCAACTATCGAAGATGATGATAATGATTTTTGGTTTGGCTTTGAGCAAGAATATTTTATTTGGAATCCTAAAACAAACAAACCAATTGGCTGGGGCGAATATACACCAACTGGAACGCCAGAACCACAAGGAATATACTATTGTTCTGTAGGTGCAGGAAAAGCTGTAGGTAGAGATATCGTAGAAGAACATTTAGACTATTGTATAGATGCAGGCTTAAACATTGAAGGTATCAATGCAGAAGTTGCAATAGGACAATGGGAATTCCAAGTATTTGCAAAAGGTGCAAAACAAGCTGGTGACCAAGTATGGATTGCTCGTTACTTATTAGAAAGAACAGCAGAACAATATGATTATTCAATCAACTGGCACTGCAAACCATTGGGTACTGATGCAGACTGGAATGGTTCAGGTATGCATGCTAACTTCTCTAACGAAACATTGAGAACTTGTGGCAGCAAAGAAACTTATGAAACAATCTGTAATGCATTTGCACCTTATGTAAAAGAACATATTGAAGTTTATGGTGCAGATAATGATATGAGATTAACAGGAAAACACGAAACTCAATCTATAGACCAATTTAGTTTTGGTGTTTCAGACAGAGGTGCTTCTATTCGCATTCCAATTGGAACAGTAGAGAAAGGCTGGAAAGGCTGGTTAGAAGACAGAAGACCTAATTCTGCTGCAGATCCATATAAAGTTGCTGCAAGAATTATCAAAACAGTAAAAACTGCCAAAGTTTAA